In Bos javanicus breed banteng chromosome 2, ARS-OSU_banteng_1.0, whole genome shotgun sequence, the following proteins share a genomic window:
- the EN1 gene encoding homeobox protein engrailed-1 has protein sequence MEEQQPEPKSQRDSGLGAAAAVAAAPGSLTLSLSPGASGSSGSDGDSVPVSPQPAPPSPPAAPCLPPLAHHPHLPPHPPPPPPPPPPQHLAAPAHQPQPAAQLHRTTNFFIDNILRPDFGCKKEQPPPQLLVAAAAAAGGGTGGGRVERDRGQTGSGRDPVHPLGTRAPGAASLLCTADGNCGPPDGSPPATAGGAGASKAGNPAAAAAAAAAAAVAAAAAAAAAAAKPSDSGGGSGGGVGSPGAQGAKYPEHSNPAILLMGSANGGPVVKTDSQQPLVWPAWVYCTRYSDRPSSGPRTRKLKKKKNEKEDKRPRTAFTAEQLQRLKAEFQANRYITEQRRQTLAQELSLNESQIKIWFQNKRAKIKKATGIKNGLALHLMAQGLYNHSTTTVQDKDESE, from the exons ATGGAAGAACAGCAGCCGGAACCTAAAAGTCAGCGCGACTCGGGCCtcggcgcggcggcggcggtggcggcggcccCCGGCAGCCTCACCCTGAGTCTCAGTCCCGGCGCAAGCGGCAGCAGCGGCAGCGATGGAGACAGCGTGCCGGTGTCCCCGCAGCCCGCGCCCCCCTCGCCGCCCGCGGCGCCCTGCCTGCCGCCCCTGGCCCACCACCCGCATCTCCCcccgcaccccccgcccccgccgccgccgccgccgccgcagcatCTCGCGGCGCCTGCTCACCAGCCGCAGCCCGCGGCCCAGCTGCACCGCACCACCAACTTTTTCATCGACAACATCCTGAGGCCGGACTTCGGCTGCAAAAAGGAGCAGCCGCCGCCGCAGCTCCTGGtggcggcggctgcggcggccGGAGGAGGCACAGGCGGAGGCCGGGTCGAGCGTGACAGAGGCCAGACCGGCTCAGGTAGAGACCCCGTCCACCCGCTGGGAACGAGGGCGCCGGGCGCCGCCTCACTCCTGTGCACCGCGGACGGGAACTGTGGCCCACCCGACGGCTCCCCGCCAGCCACCGCCGGCGGGGCGGGCGCGTCCAAAGCTGGGAAcccagcggcggcggcggctgcggcagcagcagcggccgtggcggcggcggcggcggcggcagcagcagcggccAAGCCTTCGGACAGCGGCGGTGGCAGTGGAGGCGGCGTGGGGAGTCCAGGTGCGCAGGGTGCTAAGTACCCGGAGCACAGCAACCCGGCCATACTGCTAATGGGCTCAGCCAACGGCGGGCCCGTTGTCAAAACTGACTCGCAGCAACCCCTCGTGTGGCCCGCCTGGGTCTACTGCACGCGCTACTCCGATCGCCCGTCCTCCG GTCCCCGCACCAGGAagctgaagaagaagaagaacgaGAAGGAGGACAAGCGGCCGAGAACGGCGTTCACGGCCGAGCAGCTGCAGAGACTCAAGGCGGAATTCCAGGCGAACCGCTACATCACTGAGCAGCGGCGGCAGACGCTGGCCCAGGAGCTCAGCCTCAACGAGTCCCAGATCAAGATCTGGTTCCAGAACAAGCGCGCCAAGATCAAGAAAGCCACGGGCATCAAGAACGGCCTGGCGCTGCACCTCATGGCGCAGGGACTATACAACCATTCAACCACCACGGTCCAGGACAAAGACGAGAGCGAGTAG